The following are encoded in a window of Thermodesulfobacterium geofontis OPF15 genomic DNA:
- a CDS encoding ExbD/TolR family protein → MEEKEFNYINVIPLVDIMLVLLTIVLVTATFIVQGSIPVKLPSAKYAESENIRSFQITINKDGEIFFENKKIGLEELESVIKSIDRDSQISIFADKSAKVQSLISVLDILKKYDFKKATIKTELIR, encoded by the coding sequence ATGGAAGAAAAGGAATTTAATTATATTAATGTAATTCCTCTTGTTGATATAATGCTTGTTCTTTTAACTATTGTTCTTGTTACTGCTACATTTATTGTTCAAGGAAGTATCCCTGTTAAGCTTCCTTCAGCTAAATATGCCGAATCTGAAAATATAAGAAGTTTTCAAATAACTATTAATAAAGATGGGGAGATTTTTTTTGAAAATAAAAAAATAGGGCTTGAAGAGCTGGAAAGTGTTATTAAAAGCATAGATAGAGATTCTCAGATTTCCATCTTTGCTGACAAATCTGCCAAGGTCCAAAGTTTAATATCTGTGCTTGATATATTAAAAAAGTATGATTTTAAGAAAGCAACTATAAAGACAGAGCTTATAAGATGA
- a CDS encoding 2,3-bisphosphoglycerate-independent phosphoglycerate mutase, which yields MDILKSLLKKSDSKILLIVLDGIGDLPLKNGKTPLESAKTPNLDFLAKKSALGLHIPVDYGITPGSGPGHLGIFGYDPLKINIGRGVLEALGVGIELKETDVAIRGNFATVKYENGIPIVVDRRAGRIPTEENKRLINYLSSHISKIEDAQVILQSGREHRFVVVFRFPYKVSSEVETINDTDPQTIWKPPLKPEGKGEIAEKVSRIAETFSQKVAELLKNEPKANYALLRGFSVRPDLETFEEKFGLKACCIATYPMYKGLASLVGMKIINFEGETIKDEIETLKREWQNFDFFFLHIKKTDSAGEDGNFELKTKIIEEFDRFLPEILALNPSVLCITGDHSTPCILKAHSWHSVPVLIYSPYVLGGTSERFTEREALKGELGIFYAYKLMPLLLAHAGKLKKYGA from the coding sequence ATGGATATCTTAAAAAGCCTTCTTAAAAAAAGTGATTCTAAAATTCTTTTAATTGTCCTTGATGGAATAGGTGATCTTCCTCTTAAAAATGGCAAAACCCCTCTTGAATCTGCTAAAACTCCTAATTTAGATTTTTTAGCTAAAAAATCAGCCCTTGGGCTTCATATCCCTGTTGATTATGGAATTACTCCAGGAAGTGGTCCAGGGCATCTTGGTATTTTTGGATACGATCCTCTAAAAATAAACATAGGAAGAGGAGTGCTTGAAGCTTTGGGAGTGGGGATTGAGCTTAAAGAAACAGATGTAGCTATAAGGGGAAATTTTGCCACAGTTAAATATGAAAATGGAATCCCTATTGTAGTAGATAGAAGAGCAGGAAGAATTCCTACAGAAGAAAATAAAAGGCTTATAAATTATCTTTCCTCTCATATTTCAAAAATAGAAGATGCTCAAGTAATTCTTCAATCCGGCAGAGAACATAGATTTGTAGTAGTTTTTAGATTTCCCTATAAAGTATCTTCTGAAGTAGAAACTATAAATGATACAGATCCTCAAACTATTTGGAAACCACCTTTAAAACCTGAAGGAAAAGGAGAAATAGCTGAAAAAGTTTCAAGAATTGCAGAAACCTTTTCTCAAAAAGTAGCAGAACTATTAAAAAATGAGCCTAAAGCAAATTATGCCTTATTAAGAGGTTTTTCAGTTAGACCTGATCTTGAAACCTTTGAAGAAAAATTTGGATTAAAAGCTTGTTGTATTGCTACCTATCCAATGTATAAGGGTCTTGCAAGCCTTGTGGGAATGAAAATAATTAATTTTGAAGGAGAAACTATTAAAGATGAAATAGAAACTTTAAAAAGGGAATGGCAAAATTTTGACTTTTTCTTTTTACATATTAAAAAAACTGATTCAGCAGGAGAAGACGGGAATTTTGAATTAAAAACAAAAATAATAGAGGAATTTGATAGGTTTTTACCTGAAATTTTAGCTCTTAATCCCTCAGTTCTTTGCATAACTGGGGATCACTCAACACCTTGTATTTTAAAAGCTCATTCTTGGCATTCAGTTCCAGTTCTTATTTACTCTCCTTATGTGCTTGGAGGGACTTCAGAAAGATTTACAGAAAGAGAAGCCCTTAAAGGAGAGCTTGGAATATTTTATGCTTATAAACTTATGCCTCTTCTTTTAGCTCATGCAGGAAAACTAAAAAAATACGGAGCCTAA
- a CDS encoding helix-turn-helix domain-containing protein: MQREILKKFERKRNKIRVILRVRKVNYQGKEEELIESIGNQKLREAILFRWKVISFHEKYGTKLTMNTFKISKATIYRWKKRWKESGGDLEALIPKIFLVKRKKKWHPEIINFILEYRKAHPHVGKDILKTLCDRFCKEKNLNPPSASTIGRIIRYLKERGQLEENTLKVLNC, from the coding sequence ATGCAAAGAGAAATTTTAAAGAAATTTGAAAGAAAAAGAAATAAGATAAGAGTAATTTTAAGGGTAAGGAAAGTAAATTATCAGGGAAAGGAAGAAGAGCTAATTGAATCTATTGGAAATCAGAAATTAAGAGAGGCTATTCTTTTTAGATGGAAGGTCATTAGTTTTCATGAAAAATATGGAACTAAATTAACCATGAATACCTTTAAGATTTCAAAGGCTACTATTTATAGATGGAAAAAGAGATGGAAAGAAAGTGGAGGAGATTTAGAAGCTTTAATTCCTAAAATCTTTTTGGTAAAAAGGAAGAAAAAATGGCATCCTGAGATAATAAATTTCATTTTGGAATATAGAAAAGCCCATCCCCATGTTGGAAAAGATATCCTTAAAACCCTTTGTGATAGGTTTTGTAAAGAAAAAAATTTAAATCCTCCTTCTGCTTCAACCATTGGAAGAATTATAAGGTATTTAAAGGAAAGAGGGCAATTAGAGGAAAATACTTTAAAAGTCTTAAATTGTTGA
- the holB gene encoding DNA polymerase III subunit delta' gives MKVKNLREILKQEPAVNLLKLSLQKNRLSHAYLFTGPKGVGKETTAWAFLFHLFCEKDKENPCGECKACKKIEKEIHPDIRILYPEKKEITIGQIRETIYFLRYRPLEAEYKIILIKEADKINLEAGNALLKSLEEPPLYAIFILISENFSKLLPTIVSRSQIVRFRSLPTEVIKEFLKKKYLFEEKVAETLAEISFGSIGKAVTIAEKGILEELNSFVKAGFSNSPLKRFKVAERFSGFLPEVLDEFFYVLSIWVWRSYLKEKIDYPYPQAFPEETFKGDPYLAIRTIYEVKNALDFYVNQELAFYHLLNTLF, from the coding sequence ATGAAAGTTAAAAATTTAAGAGAAATTTTAAAGCAAGAACCTGCAGTTAATCTTTTAAAACTTTCTCTTCAAAAAAATAGACTTTCCCATGCCTATCTTTTTACAGGTCCAAAAGGAGTAGGGAAAGAAACTACAGCTTGGGCTTTTTTGTTTCATCTTTTTTGCGAAAAAGATAAAGAAAATCCCTGTGGAGAGTGCAAAGCCTGTAAAAAAATAGAAAAAGAAATTCATCCTGATATACGTATTCTTTATCCTGAAAAAAAAGAAATTACCATTGGGCAAATTAGAGAAACTATATATTTTTTAAGATATAGACCTTTGGAGGCTGAATATAAGATTATTCTCATAAAAGAGGCAGATAAAATAAATTTAGAGGCAGGAAATGCTTTGCTTAAATCTTTAGAGGAGCCCCCACTTTATGCAATTTTTATTTTAATTTCTGAAAACTTTAGCAAGCTTTTACCCACTATAGTTTCTCGTTCTCAGATTGTTAGATTTAGAAGCCTTCCTACTGAAGTTATAAAAGAATTTTTAAAAAAGAAATATCTTTTTGAGGAAAAGGTGGCAGAAACTCTTGCTGAAATATCCTTTGGAAGCATTGGAAAAGCTGTTACTATTGCTGAAAAGGGTATTTTAGAAGAATTAAATAGTTTTGTTAAAGCAGGTTTTTCAAATAGTCCTTTAAAAAGGTTTAAAGTAGCTGAAAGATTTTCAGGTTTTTTACCAGAGGTTTTGGATGAATTTTTTTATGTTCTTAGCATTTGGGTTTGGAGATCCTATCTTAAAGAAAAAATAGATTATCCCTATCCTCAAGCCTTTCCTGAAGAAACCTTTAAAGGAGATCCCTATTTAGCAATAAGAACTATTTATGAGGTAAAGAATGCCTTAGATTTTTATGTAAACCAAGAACTTGCCTTCTACCACCTTTTAAATACCCTTTTTTAA
- a CDS encoding prepilin-type N-terminal cleavage/methylation domain-containing protein, whose translation MKKKAFTLTELMIALAVMAIMAAIVVSVYRGYVRKAARSALQTDTRNCITCVSAELARIALTGGSPNFTNCTSRISRYTQSCSVNQLSEEIYQCTCSGTGIISGSTCILTTESTSFEAGSVNCE comes from the coding sequence ATGAAAAAGAAAGCCTTTACCCTTACAGAGCTTATGATTGCACTTGCTGTTATGGCTATAATGGCAGCAATTGTTGTTTCAGTTTATAGAGGGTATGTAAGAAAGGCAGCTCGTTCAGCTCTACAAACAGACACAAGAAACTGCATAACCTGTGTTTCAGCAGAATTAGCAAGAATTGCCTTAACAGGTGGGAGTCCTAATTTTACCAATTGCACAAGTAGAATTTCCCGTTATACACAAAGTTGTAGTGTAAATCAACTAAGTGAAGAGATATATCAGTGCACCTGTTCTGGGACGGGCATAATATCTGGAAGCACTTGTATTCTTACTACCGAAAGCACAAGTTTTGAAGCAGGAAGTGTAAATTGTGAATAG
- the murA gene encoding UDP-N-acetylglucosamine 1-carboxyvinyltransferase has protein sequence MERKYIIKGRKPLKGEIEVSGAKNASLPAICATLLAPGLYKLKNVPKVRDVFNMLKIMESLGATYEFKKDYVEINTEKVESVFIPYELASQMRASILFLGALVGGFKSAIVPMPGGCAIGKRPVDFHIKGISQLGGNIQLEKGNLVVSAKKLKGTQIVLDFPSVTATENLMMAACLAEGETIIKNSAKEPEVIFLGEMLKKMGAEIKGLGEDTIYIKGKKKLKPVNIEIIPDRIEAGTYLVLGALMEENEVVVKNIKKEHLKTPILKLEEIGITLEDVGKDALRVKRGRILNPVKIITAPYPGFPTDLQPFFTILLTQAEGISFITENIFENRFLYVYELKRMGAEIEVENRTAIIKGPTPLMGSPVKATDLRAGAALVLAGLMAENTTTVYNVEFIERGYENFVEKLLSLGADIKVEEDES, from the coding sequence ATGGAAAGAAAATACATTATTAAAGGTAGAAAGCCTCTAAAGGGTGAGATAGAGGTAAGCGGAGCAAAAAATGCTTCTCTTCCTGCAATTTGTGCAACTCTTTTAGCTCCCGGACTTTATAAACTTAAAAATGTTCCTAAGGTTAGAGATGTTTTTAATATGCTAAAAATTATGGAGTCTCTTGGAGCGACTTATGAGTTTAAAAAAGATTATGTGGAAATAAATACAGAAAAAGTTGAAAGTGTTTTTATTCCTTATGAGCTTGCAAGTCAGATGAGAGCCTCTATTTTATTTCTTGGTGCTTTAGTTGGAGGTTTTAAATCTGCTATAGTTCCTATGCCTGGAGGATGTGCCATAGGAAAAAGACCTGTTGATTTTCATATAAAAGGGATTTCTCAACTTGGAGGAAATATACAACTTGAAAAGGGTAATTTAGTTGTTTCTGCAAAAAAACTTAAAGGCACTCAAATAGTTTTAGATTTTCCCTCAGTTACAGCTACAGAAAATTTAATGATGGCAGCATGCCTTGCAGAAGGAGAAACTATTATTAAAAATTCAGCCAAAGAACCAGAGGTTATCTTTCTTGGAGAAATGTTAAAAAAAATGGGAGCAGAAATAAAGGGGCTTGGAGAAGATACTATTTATATTAAAGGAAAAAAGAAGCTTAAGCCTGTTAATATAGAAATTATTCCTGATAGAATTGAAGCTGGAACTTATCTTGTTTTAGGTGCCCTTATGGAAGAAAATGAGGTTGTAGTAAAAAATATAAAAAAGGAACATTTAAAAACTCCAATTCTTAAACTTGAAGAAATTGGAATAACCTTAGAAGATGTTGGTAAAGATGCTCTTAGAGTAAAGAGAGGAAGGATTTTAAATCCTGTAAAAATAATTACTGCTCCTTACCCTGGCTTTCCCACAGATTTACAGCCCTTTTTTACTATACTTTTAACTCAAGCTGAAGGAATATCCTTTATAACTGAAAATATTTTTGAAAATAGATTTCTTTATGTATATGAATTAAAAAGGATGGGTGCAGAAATAGAAGTAGAAAATAGAACAGCTATTATAAAAGGTCCTACTCCTTTAATGGGTTCTCCTGTTAAGGCAACAGATTTGAGAGCAGGAGCAGCTCTTGTTTTAGCAGGGCTTATGGCTGAAAACACAACCACTGTCTATAATGTAGAATTTATAGAAAGGGGATACGAAAATTTTGTGGAAAAACTTCTTTCCCTTGGAGCTGATATAAAAGTGGAGGAAGATGAAAGTTAA
- a CDS encoding CGGC domain-containing protein, translating into MKKIVLVKCNMISSQNLCPGDAKCFVAFMRKEGEFERYKNDDAHIIGIVDCGGCEGNANRVVCSLALLKLQLAALNEKPDVVHVGTCIMKFCKRKDDLIAAIKEKAGVEVVEGTHPYAPPTVFGS; encoded by the coding sequence ATGAAAAAAATTGTACTAGTTAAATGTAATATGATTAGTAGTCAAAATTTGTGCCCAGGTGATGCAAAGTGTTTTGTTGCTTTTATGCGTAAAGAGGGTGAATTTGAGAGATATAAAAATGATGATGCTCATATTATTGGAATTGTTGATTGCGGAGGATGTGAAGGAAATGCAAATAGAGTTGTTTGTAGTTTAGCCCTTTTAAAACTTCAGTTAGCTGCATTAAATGAAAAACCGGATGTAGTTCATGTAGGAACATGTATTATGAAATTCTGTAAAAGAAAGGATGACCTTATAGCTGCTATTAAGGAAAAAGCAGGGGTAGAGGTTGTTGAAGGAACCCATCCTTATGCCCCACCTACTGTTTTTGGAAGCTAA
- a CDS encoding energy transducer TonB: protein MIKLKEFFISFFIHFFFILSFIVLFRLNCESSAKYVEIDLSLINLAKLSEGTSKVEKGLDTKLEKRLQAKAQPKAISYPPEEFKSPAKEVKESSFSENREIKEVKEINEVKEIANKGVDEGGSEREKGIKNISMIKGGGSGYVGGSDNRNVEGSDGGKGDLGGKGNLGELEKLREKFLIEKLSFISQIIQNNITYPYIARKMGWEGKVLISFVLTKDGKISFLTIEKSSGYKVLDENAIDTIKKVSKYFPQPPLDVKIKIPISYKLHTSNID from the coding sequence ATGATTAAGCTAAAAGAATTTTTTATTTCTTTTTTTATTCATTTCTTTTTTATTTTAAGTTTTATAGTTTTATTTAGGTTAAATTGTGAATCTTCAGCAAAATATGTTGAGATAGATTTGTCTTTAATAAATCTTGCTAAGCTTTCAGAGGGAACTTCTAAAGTTGAGAAAGGACTTGATACAAAATTAGAGAAAAGATTACAAGCAAAAGCTCAACCAAAAGCTATTTCTTATCCTCCTGAAGAGTTTAAAAGCCCTGCTAAAGAAGTTAAAGAGAGTTCTTTTTCTGAAAATAGGGAAATAAAAGAAGTAAAAGAGATAAATGAAGTAAAAGAAATAGCAAATAAAGGAGTTGATGAGGGAGGATCTGAAAGAGAAAAGGGGATTAAAAATATTAGTATGATTAAAGGTGGTGGAAGTGGTTATGTAGGAGGGTCTGATAATAGAAATGTTGAAGGTAGCGATGGAGGAAAGGGGGATTTAGGAGGAAAGGGGAATTTGGGTGAGTTAGAGAAGCTTAGGGAGAAGTTTTTGATAGAGAAACTTTCTTTTATTTCTCAGATTATTCAAAATAATATTACCTATCCTTATATTGCTCGTAAGATGGGTTGGGAAGGAAAGGTTTTAATATCTTTTGTTCTTACAAAAGACGGTAAAATTAGTTTTTTAACTATAGAAAAATCTTCAGGATACAAGGTGCTTGATGAAAATGCTATAGATACAATTAAAAAAGTTTCAAAATATTTTCCTCAGCCTCCGCTTGATGTAAAAATAAAAATTCCCATCTCCTATAAACTTCATACTTCAAATATTGACTAA
- a CDS encoding prepilin-type N-terminal cleavage/methylation domain-containing protein: protein MHKRKSGLTLIELIIVIAILAILAGMVKNVKSIHNLHFLLQNLCFR, encoded by the coding sequence ATGCATAAACGTAAATCTGGACTTACCCTCATTGAGTTAATTATAGTTATAGCTATCCTTGCTATCCTTGCTGGAATGGTTAAAAATGTAAAATCTATTCACAATTTACACTTCCTGCTTCAAAACTTGTGCTTTCGGTAG
- a CDS encoding prepilin-type N-terminal cleavage/methylation domain-containing protein has product MRKKGFTLVELMVVIAIIAILAAIALTAYRSYIRKAQAKELMTFARACVQEAMAQCASDPGADTSKLDSCKDVTNPTRYISSISFDPKPTCNDLSTTVKGTLTDNTNWQVTCNYNSTTQDVVCTPPTRQ; this is encoded by the coding sequence ATGAGAAAAAAAGGATTTACTTTAGTTGAGTTAATGGTTGTTATCGCTATCATTGCCATCTTAGCAGCTATCGCCTTAACAGCTTATAGGTCTTATATTAGAAAAGCTCAAGCAAAAGAACTTATGACCTTCGCAAGGGCATGTGTACAAGAAGCAATGGCTCAATGTGCATCAGATCCTGGTGCTGATACTAGTAAACTTGATTCATGTAAAGATGTTACTAACCCAACTCGATATATTTCTTCCATAAGTTTCGACCCCAAACCAACATGTAATGATCTTAGTACAACTGTAAAAGGAACATTAACTGATAACACAAATTGGCAGGTAACATGTAATTATAATTCAACTACACAAGATGTAGTTTGTACACCACCAACAAGACAGTAA
- the exbB gene encoding TonB-system energizer ExbB: MEYLKLIIDYGIIGFLLFLSVVSIAIAIERIGYYKKVDVLKFSSPKELEADLTKGLYIIATIGANAPYIGLLGTVLGIMLTFYTIGQEGLIDSKKIMVGLALALKATAVGLFVAIPSVALYNYLLRRVKEKIALWEVKNGRKGI; encoded by the coding sequence ATGGAATATTTAAAACTTATAATTGACTATGGAATTATAGGATTTCTTTTATTTCTTAGTGTTGTTTCTATTGCTATAGCTATAGAAAGAATAGGGTATTATAAAAAGGTTGATGTTCTTAAGTTTTCAAGTCCTAAGGAATTAGAAGCAGATTTAACAAAGGGGCTTTATATTATTGCAACTATTGGGGCTAATGCTCCTTATATTGGACTTCTCGGAACTGTTCTTGGAATTATGCTTACCTTCTATACCATAGGACAAGAAGGACTAATTGATAGTAAAAAGATAATGGTAGGGCTTGCTCTTGCTCTTAAAGCTACTGCAGTAGGGCTTTTTGTAGCTATTCCTTCTGTTGCTCTTTATAATTATCTTTTAAGAAGGGTAAAAGAAAAAATTGCCCTTTGGGAAGTAAAGAATGGAAGAAAAGGAATTTAA
- a CDS encoding DUF488 domain-containing protein encodes MIIYTLGTSNRSEEEFLEILKFYQIKAIADVRRWPTSQRFPHFKKENLIKILFENSISYYHLEDLGGYRIENYENYMKTSNFKSALEKLIEIAKNDLTCIICAEKFPWRCHRRFIAKALEEKEIEVLHIIEKGKIWKPKTISIPLISFQKQ; translated from the coding sequence ATGATTATTTATACTCTTGGAACTTCTAATAGAAGTGAGGAAGAGTTTCTTGAAATTTTAAAATTTTATCAAATTAAAGCTATAGCTGATGTAAGAAGATGGCCAACCTCTCAAAGATTTCCTCATTTTAAAAAAGAAAATTTAATAAAAATTTTATTTGAAAATAGTATTTCCTATTATCATCTGGAAGACCTTGGAGGCTACAGAATAGAAAATTATGAGAATTATATGAAGACTTCTAATTTTAAAAGTGCTTTAGAAAAATTAATAGAAATTGCTAAAAATGATTTAACCTGTATTATATGTGCAGAAAAGTTCCCCTGGAGGTGTCACAGAAGATTTATAGCAAAAGCATTAGAAGAAAAGGAAATTGAAGTTTTACATATTATCGAAAAAGGTAAAATCTGGAAACCAAAAACTATTTCAATTCCTTTAATTAGCTTCCAAAAACAGTAG
- a CDS encoding flavin reductase family protein produces MKFYRTLHPRPVVIIGSGKVKNNEINFMACSWITPIAEDIPALGFACDKEHFTHKLIQKYKEFSVNITEDIDLIWKVGTTSGENVNKVEVFDIKIKPGKVLNVPLIENALANLECKVIKEIEVGEVMFYIGEVKHWEASDFDEYGYKEFWRLPLHKGGKAFTFSSKKLYFPK; encoded by the coding sequence ATGAAATTTTATAGAACTTTGCATCCAAGACCTGTTGTCATTATAGGTAGCGGAAAGGTAAAAAATAATGAAATTAATTTTATGGCTTGTTCTTGGATAACCCCTATTGCAGAAGATATACCAGCATTAGGTTTTGCTTGTGATAAAGAGCATTTTACCCACAAACTTATTCAGAAATACAAGGAATTTTCTGTAAATATAACAGAAGATATTGATCTTATATGGAAAGTAGGTACCACAAGCGGAGAAAATGTTAATAAAGTTGAAGTCTTTGATATAAAAATTAAACCAGGTAAAGTTTTAAATGTTCCTTTAATTGAGAATGCCCTTGCCAATCTTGAATGTAAGGTAATAAAAGAGATTGAAGTAGGTGAAGTTATGTTTTATATAGGGGAAGTTAAACATTGGGAGGCTTCAGATTTTGATGAATATGGATATAAGGAATTTTGGAGGCTTCCTCTTCATAAAGGTGGTAAGGCTTTTACCTTTTCTTCAAAAAAACTTTATTTTCCAAAATAA